GAACAGTTCATAACCCATGGGGGTATTGTACCTTTTCCCGATCAGGCCCTTTTGGTCTTTGACCGCATATGAGGAAAGAGGATGACATCCCTGATCGAAGGCGAATCCGTGAAAAGCATGACGAGCCTGTCGATTCCGATTCCTTCCCCGGCCGTGGGAGGCATTCCGTACTCCAGGGCCGTGATATAATCGTCATCCATGTCGTGGGCTTCCTCGTCACCGGACTCCTTTTCCGCAAGCTGATTCATGAACCGTTCTCTCTGGTCATCGGGATCGTTCAATTCTGAAAAGGCGTTGGCTATCTCGCGCCCCTGGATAAACAGCTCAAAACGGTCGACGTGGTCACTGTCATCGGAGCTTCTCCTGGACAAGGGGGAAACCTCGACGGGGTAGCGGGTGATGAAGGTCGGCTGGACAAGCTGTTCTTCCACAGTCTGCTCGAAAATAGCCACGATAATTTTCCCCGCGGGATCGGCATCGTTGACGGGTACATTCAGACGTCGCGCTTCCGCGAGCAGCGTTTCTTTCGAATCCAGGCGTTCCTGCGGAACATCGGCAAAGGTGGTGATAGCCTCCCGCAGGGTAAACCGCCGCCAGGGCGGCGTAAAGTCGATATCCACCCCCTGGGAGGTAAACGTTAAAGACCCGAAGATACTGCGGGCGATGAAGGTCAGCAGTTCTTCCGTCAGGGTCATCAGGTCCTCATAGGTCGCGTAGGCTTGGTAGAATTCCATCATGGTAAATTCAGGATTGTGCAGAACGGAGATCCCCTCGTTTCTGAAACTGCGGTTGATTTCGAATACCCGTTCCATGCCTCCCACGACCAGGCGTTTCAGATACAGTTCCGGGGCAATGCGCAGAAAGAGGTCCATGTCCAGGGTGTTGTGATAGGTCTTGAAGGGGCGAGCCGTCGCTCCCCCCGCTATGGGATGCATCATGGGGGTTTCCACCTCGAGAAAGTCCCGTTCCAGCATGAATTGCCGTATGAGATGTATGATCCTGCTCCGTATGATAAAGGTTTCTTTTACGGCCGGGTTCATGATGAGATCCAGGTAGCGCCGGCGGTAGCGCATCTCGACGTCCGTCAGGCCGTGCCATTTTTCAGGCAGGGGCCGCATTGCCTTCGAGAGGAGCCTGAGCACATCGGCGTCAATGGTCAACTCCCCCGTTTTTGTCCTGAACAACCGTCCCGCGACGAACAGTATGTCGCCCACGTCGAACTTCCTGAACAAGCCGTAAAAATCGTCGCCGACCTTCTCTTTCCTCACGTAAACCTGGATGCGCCCCGTCCTGTCCTGAATACTTATGAACGAGGCCTTCCCGAAGACCCTTCTGGCCATGATCCTGCCCGCGATCCGGAAGGTCTCCTTCACCCGGGACAGGGCGTCCTCATCGGCATCGCCATAGTATTCAAGAATTTCGGCGGCACTGTGCTCGACCTTTACGTCATTGGGGTACAGCTCGATGCCTGCGGCCCTGAGTTCCTCCGCTTTTTCCCGTTTTATTCTCAACAGATCGCTGGTGTCTTCCATGGTGCTTCGTTCCTGTTCGCGGGAATGTTTCCCTCTCAATTTCAGTGCCCGGAAAGCGCCCGTCGTTCCGGGTTCCGTAAGGAGGTTTACCTATCTGTTTTAACGGGAGCAGTCAAGGTATTTGACGACTTCATGAAAGCCGCCGGGGGGCGTCCCGCGGGCTCCCACCCGGAGCACACAAAAAGGATGGGGGATTATCATGAGAAAATGATTGACAAAAGTTCCCAGCGATACTAGCATGCCCTGTTGTTTCAGGGGTCTCCGGTCTTCCCGGAACGACCCCTGTTCGTTTTCCATTTGATGTACTGACACTTCCCGGACGAACTGTATGAAAAAAATGCTTTCAAAAAAACGGGCCCTCGAAATACTCGATCGATTTCCCCTGTCCCGGGTACTTGTCATCGGCGATATCATGGCGGACCACTTCATCTGGGGCAAGGTTACCCGCATTTCGCCGGAGGCTCCGGTACCGGTGGTCAGCGTCACCTCGGAAAGTCTTCTCCTCGGAGGCGCGGCAAACGTACTGAACAATGTGTTTTCCCTGGGGGGCAGGGCCTTCATCGCCGGCATCGCGGGCAGGGATGAGATGGGCTCCTGGATCAGGGAGCGACTCAGGGAAATGAAGGTCGATACGGATGGGATCATCATAACACCGGACCGTCCGACAAGTGTGAAAACAAGGGTCATCGCCCACAGCCAGCAGGTGGTCCGCTTCGACAGGGAGGACAGGAACCCCGTCGGCGCGGGGGCACGAAAAAAGATCGCGGGGTATCTGGAGTCGATGCTTGATGATATCGAGGCTGTTGTCATATCGGATTACAACAAGGGCCTGGTCTCGGAGGAGCTTCTCCACAGGATACGGAACCTCTGTTCCGGGGCGGGGATACCGCTCTTCATCGACCCGAAAAAGAACGGATTCTCCCTCTATCGTGACTGCGGCCTGATGACGCCGAACCAGGCTGAGGCCGCCATGGCCCTGGGTATGGACATCAACACCCGTGACGATCTGGTCCGGGCCGGGCGCCGGCTGCTTGAAGAGTACCACCTCAAGGGGGTCCTTATCACGCGGGGGGAGGAGGGAATGGCTCTCTTCGAGGACAACGGCGCCATCACCCATATCCCCGCCGTGGCGAAGGAAGTCTTCGATGTGACCGGAGCGGGAGATACGGTCATAGGAACCTTCGCCCTGGCGACCACCGCGGGCGCCACCGCCAGGGAGGCGGCTGTGCTGGCGAACCACGCGGCCGGAATCGCGGTCGGCAAGGTTGGAACTGCAACGGTTACACGGGAGGAACTGCTCCGGGTTCTCTGAAATGGAACCCCCTCCCGGCGGACAGCCCGCATTCACAGACTATCCAGGTGACCATGTCATGAGC
This genomic interval from Syntrophales bacterium contains the following:
- the lysS gene encoding lysine--tRNA ligase; translation: MEDTSDLLRIKREKAEELRAAGIELYPNDVKVEHSAAEILEYYGDADEDALSRVKETFRIAGRIMARRVFGKASFISIQDRTGRIQVYVRKEKVGDDFYGLFRKFDVGDILFVAGRLFRTKTGELTIDADVLRLLSKAMRPLPEKWHGLTDVEMRYRRRYLDLIMNPAVKETFIIRSRIIHLIRQFMLERDFLEVETPMMHPIAGGATARPFKTYHNTLDMDLFLRIAPELYLKRLVVGGMERVFEINRSFRNEGISVLHNPEFTMMEFYQAYATYEDLMTLTEELLTFIARSIFGSLTFTSQGVDIDFTPPWRRFTLREAITTFADVPQERLDSKETLLAEARRLNVPVNDADPAGKIIVAIFEQTVEEQLVQPTFITRYPVEVSPLSRRSSDDSDHVDRFELFIQGREIANAFSELNDPDDQRERFMNQLAEKESGDEEAHDMDDDYITALEYGMPPTAGEGIGIDRLVMLFTDSPSIRDVILFPHMRSKTKRA
- the rfaE1 gene encoding D-glycero-beta-D-manno-heptose-7-phosphate kinase, with protein sequence MKKMLSKKRALEILDRFPLSRVLVIGDIMADHFIWGKVTRISPEAPVPVVSVTSESLLLGGAANVLNNVFSLGGRAFIAGIAGRDEMGSWIRERLREMKVDTDGIIITPDRPTSVKTRVIAHSQQVVRFDREDRNPVGAGARKKIAGYLESMLDDIEAVVISDYNKGLVSEELLHRIRNLCSGAGIPLFIDPKKNGFSLYRDCGLMTPNQAEAAMALGMDINTRDDLVRAGRRLLEEYHLKGVLITRGEEGMALFEDNGAITHIPAVAKEVFDVTGAGDTVIGTFALATTAGATAREAAVLANHAAGIAVGKVGTATVTREELLRVL